ACCATCGCCGAGAACCTCATGCTCGACCGTGCCGACCACGCCGAGTTCGTCCGCGCCGGCACGATCCGATCGGCGGAGCGCGACGCGTTCGCCGACGAGAAGATCGCCGAGTTCGACATCCGCACGCCGAGCCGCACCACCGCGGCAGGCCGGCTGTCCGGCGGCAACCAGCAGAAGATCGTCCTCGCCCGCGAGCTGAGCCGTGACCTGCGCCTCTTCGTCGCGGCACAGCCGACCCGCGGCATCGACGTCGGGTCGATCGAGTTCGTGCACAAGCGCATCGTCGCCACGCGCGACACCGGTGTCCCGGTCATCGTCGTCTCCACGGAGCTCGACGAGGTCGTGGCACTTGCCGACCGGATCGCCGTGATGTACCGCGGCGGGATCGTCGGCATCGTCCCCGCGGACACCCCGCGCGACGTCCTCGGCCTGATGATGGCCGGAGAACTCCCAGAAGGAACGGAGCTGGCAGCGTGAGCACCCCCACGCCAGACAACACGCAGCCGGATGCCCAGCCGACGGCCGACACGCAGCCGGACGCACCGCTGACCGACGACCGCCTGCAGGACGTCGAGTCCACCCCGCACCTCATGACGGACTCCGCCGAGGACACCGAGCGACGTCAGGGCAGCGACCGCTGGCAGGCCGCACTGCACGGCATCGTCAACGGCTCCGCGCTCGTCACGGTCCTCGCCGTCGTGCTCGCCCTCGTCGCGTGCGGCATCCTCATCGCCATCACCGACGAGAACGTCCGCTCGGCCGCCGGGTACTTCTTCGCCCGTCCGGCCGACACCTTCCGGGCGATCGGCACCGCGGTCGGCGGCGCGTACGCGTCGCTGTTCGAGGGGTCCGTCGTCAACTTCGGCGCGTCGAGCTTCCAGCAGGCCATCGTGCCGCTGACCCGCTCGATCGACTACGCCGTGCCGCTCATCGCGGCCGGCCTCGGCATCGCGCTGTCGTTCCGCGCCGGCCTGTTCAACATCGGCGGCCAGGGCCAGATCCTGATGGGCGCCGCGGCGGCTGGCTGGGTCGGCTTCTCGTTCGACGGCCCCGCGGCGATCCACATCCCGCTCACGATCGTCGCCGGCATCGTCGGCGGTGCGGTGTGGGCCGGGATCGTCGGCGTCCTCAAGGCGCGGACGGGTGCCAACGAGGTCGTCCTCACGATCATGCTCAACTACGTCGCGCTGTACCTCGTGAGCTACCTGCTCCGCACGCCGGGCCTGCTGCAGGCGCCGGGCAGCCCGAACCCGATCTCGCCCGCGACGAAGGACAGCGCGGTGCTCCCGCCGCTGTTCGGGGTGCGCTACGGCGTGGACCTCGGCTTCGTCGTGGCGATCATCGCGGTCG
The sequence above is a segment of the Curtobacterium sp. BH-2-1-1 genome. Coding sequences within it:
- a CDS encoding ABC transporter permease yields the protein MSTPTPDNTQPDAQPTADTQPDAPLTDDRLQDVESTPHLMTDSAEDTERRQGSDRWQAALHGIVNGSALVTVLAVVLALVACGILIAITDENVRSAAGYFFARPADTFRAIGTAVGGAYASLFEGSVVNFGASSFQQAIVPLTRSIDYAVPLIAAGLGIALSFRAGLFNIGGQGQILMGAAAAGWVGFSFDGPAAIHIPLTIVAGIVGGAVWAGIVGVLKARTGANEVVLTIMLNYVALYLVSYLLRTPGLLQAPGSPNPISPATKDSAVLPPLFGVRYGVDLGFVVAIIAVVVVWWLVNKSSLGFRFRTIGENPRAARVAGMSVPSLTIWVLVISGALVGIAGAYQVQGAVTTGFTSGIDAGIGFDAITVALLGRSKPWGVFWAAILFGVLKNGGYAMQAANGIPIDIVGVIQALIVLFIAAPPLVRAIFRIPQPGARRRVSTKNSKKAVAA